AATCGGCGTAAAGTACGGACGACTGGGAATACCGACCTCGGTGAGTCGTTGCATCACCTGCTCGCGTTGCGCCGGTGGTTTGATGCGAATGACATAGACGAACCACGACATGCGTGTCGTGGTTGGCGCGGTGTACGGTCGTTCGATCAGCCCGACGTTTGCCAGGCGTTCGTTGTACCATTGCGCCACGCATTCACGTTTGGCAAGCAGTTCGTCAATTCGCCGAATCTGCGCGAGACCCAGCGCCGCGCTCATTTCGTCGAGCCGATAGTTGTAACCGAGCCGCGTGTGATTGAGCCACGCGTCAAACACGTCACGCCCCTGATTGCGAAGCGAGCGAAACAGATTCGCCCAGTCCGCGCGGTTGGTGACCATCATTCCGCCTTCGCCGGTCGTCATCTGTTTATTCGGATAGAACGCAAATACCGCCGCGTCGCTTAACGTGCCGGCTTGGCGTCCCTTGTACTGTGCGCCAATTGCTTCGCACGCATCTTCGATGACAGAAAGGTCGTGAGCGCGCGCAGTCTCGTTGAGTGCGTCCATATCGGCGGGCTGACCGAACGCGTGAACGGGCAATAAGGATTTTAGATTTCTGATTTCGGTTTTGTGATTTCGGAGAGCAGGCGGCAACCAGCGGTCAGCGGTGGGCAGTCGGCGATCAAGCGCGTCTACACATTCGGCGACGCACGCCGGGTCAATGTTCCCCGTCTTGGGGTCAATGTCTACAAAGATGGGCATGGCGCGTTCGTAGAGAATCACGTTCGCGGACGCGACGAATGAGAACGGCGTCGTGACGACAAGATCGTTTTCTTTGACCCCAGCGGCAATCACGGCGAGGTGCAATCCGCTCGTGCCGGAGTTGACGCCGACCGCGTGTGTGGCGCCGACGTATTCGGTCGTCGCTTTTTCAAACGCGTCAATCTGCGGACCGATGCTAAGGGTGGGTGTTTGTAAAACTTGATTGACCGCCGCGACATCTGCGGGTGTGATGTCGGGTGAAGACATGGGGATTTTCATTAGGTTATGTTGTCCTGTTTTCAAGAATGCGCGCCGGAATACCTACCACAGTAACGTTGCTTGGAACAGGGCGCGTCACAACTGCGCCTGCGCCGACAATGCTCCACGAACCCACTGATTGGCGCGGCATCACAGTCGCACCTATACCGACCAATGTGCCCTGACCAATTTGCGCTTGACCACCCAAATGTGCTCCCGGCGCAACGTGGGCAAAAGCGCTAATCAGGTTATGATGATCCACCGAACAAGCGGTATTCAGAATAACGCCTTCTCCGATAGTGCTGCCTGTGCCAACGATAGCGCCGGCGCAAATCACGCATCCTTCACCTACCGTCGCTTGGCGCGCAAGCAGCGCGCTTGGATGGATCGCGGCAAAGAAGCGTTCTCCTTGGTCGCGCAGGCGCGTATACAATTGTTGGCGCAGATGGTTGTTACCAACAGCGATGACAACCGCGTCATGTTCGATAATGCTCAAATCTGACACGATACCCAGGACGGGTAAACCAAGTAGGACCTGCGCCTGCAAATTAGCGTCGTCGTCCATATAGCCGATTGGTTCTATCGCGGGGTTTCGCTCGCGCATACTCAGGAGAATGTCCGCGACGACCTGTGCGTGTCCGCCGGCGCCAATAATTAGTACGCGCATCGGCTACACCTGGTTTCCGCGAAACTCACGTGCCGTCGCCTCGCCAGGTTCATTGATGCCCTCGCGGGTGATTAACTTCCAGAGTGTCAACAGAATGATTTTCACGTCGAGCCAAAACGATTGATGGTCAACGTACCAAACATCCAGTGCGAATTTCTGTTCCCAGGTCAGCGCGTTGCGTCCATTCACCTGCGCCCAACCGGTGATACCTGGTTTCACTTCGTGGCGGCGTATCTGCTCCGGCGTGTAGAGATCAAGATACTGCATCAGCAACGGTCGTGGTCCAACTAGACTCATTTCGCCGCGCAAAACGTTGAAAAGTTCCGGTAATTCGTCGAGACTCGTCGCACGCAAGAATCTACCTAATCGCGTCAGCCGTTCGGCATCTGGTAACAGATTACCGTGTGTGTCACGCGTCTCAGTCATCGTACGGAATTTGTAAAGTGTGAATGGCATACCGCGAAATCCCGGTCGCTTCTGATGAAACAAAACTGGTGAACCCAACTTGATGCGTGCAAGCCATGCGAGCATGGATATGAAAGGTGACAGGACCACCAAAGCAGGGATCGTCAATCCCAGATCGAACAGGCGCTTGACATACCGCGCATAAAAGTTCAAAGGTGTCGCCATTTCAAAAAGCAGATTGGTATCCTAGAACGATCTTCGCCACCGCGCGCGACACATCGGACTCTACATACTCGGCAGGCGGATTCCACGTGTGGCTTGTTTCTAGCGCAATCTTCACCGCGCGCAGAATCATCTCTGGTTCCGCGCCAGCCAAAATGTTACTGCCCACCTCAGTCGTTTCTGCTCGTTCGGTGACATCGCGCAGCGTGATATTCGGCACACGAAAAATACAACACTCTTCCTGCACTGTACCGCTATCGCTCAGGACACAATGCGCGTGGCGTTCGAGGTTGACGAAATCGAAAAAGCCCATCGGCGACATGAGGCGAACGCGTGGCGATTGCAGGTCGAGTCCAAAGCGGTTGAGTTTGTCCGCCGTACGCGGGTGGAGACTGATGACCATTGGCTCGGCGTACGTGTCCGCGACGAGCGCCAGACCACGTAACAATCGCTCCAAGCGTTCGGGCTGATCCACGTTTTCGGCGCGGTGAAGTGTAACCAAGAAATATTTGCCTGATTCGACGTTGAGTCGGTCGAGCGCGTCGCTCTGTTCGATGTGCGACGCATACGCGTTCAGCACCTCGTAGATTGGATTGCCAATCACAAAGATGCGCTGACGCTCAATTCCCTCGCGCAATAGGTTTTCTTTGCTGCGATGCGTGTATGGCATCAACACATTACTGCAATGGTCAATGATGCGGCGATTGATCTCTTCGGGCACGTGGTTGTCGTAACAGCGATTGCCGGCTTCCATGTGATAGACCGGAATGCCCAGCCGCGCGGCGACGATCGCGGCAAGCCCGCTGTTCGTGTCACCCAGGATCAAGAGCCGATCCGGTTTTTCCCGCGCGAGCAATTCACCGGCACGCGCAATGATCTGTCCGGCTTGGTCGGCAAAACTGGTCGCCGTAATGCCGAGATGTACATCCGGCGCACGCACGCCGAGGTCGCGAAAAAAAATGTCGCTCAGGTTCGGGTCATAGTTCTGTCCGGTGTGGACGAGTACTTGATCGGCAAATTGGTCGAGTAGCGGGATGACGCGCGCGAGCCGAATGATTTCGGGGCGCGTGCCGAAAATCGTCATCACCTTCATCGCAATAGTTCTCCGCGCCCGTTGGCATCTTCCAGCATCAAGCGACGCGCCTTGAGCACGCCGACGGTTTCCGCTAGCGACATAACGCTGTCCTGCGAACTGTACTCACCCTGCAAGCACCTAGAGCCGACACGGTCGCCGCTCACTTCGGGGAGCATGGGTAGAATCGCGTACCACTTGCCGCGCTCGACGACTCGATATGCTTCTTCATCGCTGACCATGATCTCGTGGATCTTTTCGCCGGGGCGAATGCCAGTCAAGACCTGTTTGATCGGACGGTCGCCGATCAGCGCGGTTGCCACATCCACAATGCGCGCGGCGGGCGCACGCGGCACGTAGGTTTCGCCGGGCTGCGCTTCGCTGATCGCGGCGAACACCGTGTCCACCGCGTCATCGAGACTAAGCAAAAAGCGCGTCATCTCTGGCGTGGTGATCGTCACTGGTCCACCAGCGCGGATCTGTTCGTGGAACAAGGGAATGACCGATCCGCGCGAGGCGAGCACATTGCCGTAGCGCACGCAAACGAAACGCGTGCCATTGCACCGCATATTGCCCTGAATGAACACGCGCTCTTGAATCGCCTTGGTCATGCCCATCACATTGACCGGCTTGCACGCCTTGTCGGTTGAGACGCCGACGACCGTTTCGACCGGCAGACGATGTTCCTGGATCACGCGCACGATATTTTCCGCGCCCTCGACGTTCGTGCGCACGGCTTCGTAGGGAAAATACTCGCAGGTTGGCACTTGCTTCATCGCCGCCGCATTGACGACGACATCCGCATCCGGCAGAACCGTCGCGACACTCCGAAAATCGCGCACGTCGCCGATGCGAAATTCGAGCAGTTGTTGAAAGTTGTGATAGATGATTTCGTCGGTTGCCGCGAGCCGATGTTGGTACTCGACGCGCATAAAGTGTTGCTTGGCTTCGTCGCGCGAAAAGATTATAACCTTGGCTGGCTTGCCCATTTCGCCGCTGAGTAAGCGACGCGTAAGTACTTGACCGAGCGAGCCGGTGCCGCCGGTAATCAGAATGCGTTTGTCTTGAAGAGGAAGAGTCATGGGGTGATCCATTGATCGTAGGGGGCGACGCATGCGTCGCCCCTACGCAACAATCCATTCGTCGTAGGGTGTAGGGTCTTGCGCGAGATTTTGGGCGAGTGTTTGCCATGCTGGTGAAACATACCCAGTGGCAAGGCGCAACTTGTCGCCCTTCATACTGCGGTCGGATATAACTGTCTCGTCTGGCGTGATTTCGATATCGAGTTTGTAAGCGTCGCGGAGCAGACAAAGCAAGTCGTATTTGGAGATAGGTTCGGCGACAACCTGATACAAGCCGGATAGGGTTGGATAATTCTGAATCACGAATGTAACGACCTCTGCCATTTGATTTGTCGTGATGCCGGAATAAATAACGCGTCTAAAGCCCTTGATCGTTTTGTGATTCTGCGCAAGGAACCAGTCGAGTAGCGATTGATGCTCGACGAGTTCGCGTCCGATGATAGAGGTGCGAAGTGTCAACGCGTTCGCCGTCGCAACCTCGCCGAGGAACTTGGACTTGCCATAGAGGTCGTCGGCATCTGAATCATCTGTTTCGGTGTATCCGCCGCGCTTGCCGCTGAACACGCAATCGGTGCTAAAGTGAATGACTCGTCCGCCCCAGGTCTGCGCGAGGTCGGCTAACCGATGGGGTAATAGTGAATTGAGCGCGATGCTGGGAATGGCGCGTTTGGCTTCGTCACGCTGTTTGATGATGCCGACACAGTTGACGATGTAATCCGGTTGATGCTCAGTGAGCAGACGCGAGAGCGCATCGAAATCCATCACATCCACGCCGCGCAAAACATCGTCACCCTGCAACAGTTCGACCTTGTGAAAGGGGGGCTGATGCGTATCTTCGCGTGTGGTTGTGATGGTGCCGGGAAAGCGTTGGCGCAGAATTTGGAACAGTTTGTGTCCCAGCATTCCGGCTCCACCGATGATTACAAGACGTGTTTCGCCCAATTCAAATACTCCTTCAACCCAGATTCAAGTGTGATGCTCGGATTGTACCCGAACGCGATACGTGCGGCGGAAATATCTGCCAAACTGTGGCGCACGTCGCCCGCGCGCGGCGGCGCGTACTCAATTGATGCGGAAATGCCGCTTGCCTCGCACATCCATGTAGCCAGACGGTTGATCGTGATGCGCGTGCCGCTCGCGATGTTGAACGCGCCCCAAACACCCGGCGTGAGCGCGGCTTGAAGGTTTGCGCGTGCGACATCCTGCGCGTTCACAAAGTCGCGGGTCTGTTCGCCATCGCCAAAGATGGTAATAGGTAAACTGTGAAACAAGCGATGCGCGAAAATGGGAATGACGTTGCCGTACGCGTCATAGCGCTGGTTGATGCCGTAGACGTTGAAATAGCGCAAGCACACACATTCGAGCGATGGATAGAGTTTGCTATAGGCGAGACACAATTTCTCCGCTGCGAGTTTGCTCGCGCCATATGGCGAGTCGGGTTCGACGGGGTGATCTTCTTTAATAGGGAGTGTCTTGAGTTCGCCGAAAATACCAGCCGATGAGGAAGCGACCAATTTCCTGATTCCCGCGTGCCGCGCGGCTTCGAGCACATTGAGCGTGCCAATGACGTTGACCTGGGAATCTTCAAGCGGATGTTCGATGGAGCGTTTGTTGCCGACGGACGCGGCAAGATGGAACACCGTGTCCTTATCCTGCATCGCGCGTGTGACGCACGCGGCATCGCGTACGTCGCCCTCGATGAATTCGACTTGCGGAAACGGATCAAGGTTGCCGCGATACCCGGAGGTGAGGTTATCCAGTACCGTGACCGAGTGTCCTTCATGGACGAGTAGGGCGACAATGTTCGAGCCAATAAAGCCCGCGCCGCCGGTGACAAGTGCATTCACGTTGTTGTGCTCCGCTGAACGTTGAGATGGATCGTATGCTGATCCGCAATTTGAGTAAATAATTCTTCGTAACGACCTATCAATACGGTGCGCGTATAGTGATCGAGAAACGCGCGTCTGCCAGATTGTCCCATTGCTTCGCGCTGTGTGTGAGGCATCGCATGCAACTGACGCACTGCCCGCGCAAGCGCCGCGGGATCTTCTGGCGCGCAGATAATCCCAGCTTGAGCATTCCGAATCATCTCGGCGGCATCTCCAGCAATCGCACCAAGAATGGGGCGACCGCAAGCAAGGTATGCTATGGTCTTGCCGGGGATCGTGATTTCAAATAGCGGATCGCGCCGCAAGTGGACAAGCAAGGCATCTGCCCAAGCAAAAAACTGCGCCATCTTTTCAGCCGGTTGGCGTCCAATCAAACGGACATTCCTAATGTCGCGTTCCCGCACGGCTCGCTGCAGACGTTCTTCCTCCACACCATCGCCAACCAAGACGAATTGTGTGTCCGGCAGATCGTTCAGCAGCGTGGCGGCATTGAGCACATTGTCCAAACTCTGCGCCGCGCCGAGGTTACCGCCGTAAATGATATTAAATTTGCCGAGCAAGCCATATTCATGCGCTAGTGTCTCGTCGCGGGGAACTGGGTAATAGAGTTCTTCGTCTGCCCAATTTGGAATCACGTGAATCTTGTCTGCCGGTACTCCTTTGGCAATCAGATTACGTTTAAATCCAGGCGAGATCACTGTTATGGCGGAGGCGCGCGCATAAACCCCGCGCGCAAATCGGTCAACGAGTGCCATGCCACGCCGAGAACGAAACATGCCGGTTGCCGCGAGCGTTTCGGGCCACAGGTCCTGGATTTCGTACACAAAGGGAATCCGGCGCAAGCGCGAAATACACCAAGCCGGTAGACCAATCGTCAAGGGGGGATGATAGACCCACATGACATCGGCGGGACCACACCAAGCCGCGCCGAGGAACGATGCGGACAAGGCAAAGCTGGCATAATTGGCAATCCGCTTGATACTGGACTGATTATGGTTAGGATAGAGGGGAACACGTAGCACCTGTACACCATCGCGGATTTCCCATTGTCGCCAACGGATGGAATAGCCGGGATAAAGGTGCCCGCTAGGATAATTGGGAAACCCGGTGATGGCGGTGACCTGATGACCACGAGCCACGAGTGTTTTGGCGAGCAGATGGATACGCGTGTCCGGTTCAGGTGGGTACCACTGGGACAAAACAAGAATTCTCATCTATTATAATTACAGTCGAATAGCTTCCGATATGCGTCGGGTAGCGTTGCTTCCTGCTCACATTTGAACTGTTCGGCGAAGACGCGCGCTCCATTGGACCACATATCGAACTCGGATTGATTGATTGACACACAGTATTGGAGGATGGTGTGGAATTGCGTGTGCCTCGAAAGTGGTACGTCCCAACCGGCATGGTGGGAATCCAAGTTGTGCCAGAGCGTTTGATCGCTAATCAAGACCGGCGAGCCAACCGAAAGAGCTTCTAGGATCGCTCGACCGAATCCTTCTCCGAAAGTTGGCAAAAAAAACAAATGATAGCGCGCGAGTGTTTCCGGAACCTGCTCCGGGGATACACTGCCACGATACGAAACGCGAATGTTGGCAGGTAAGTCTCGAATCACGTGTTGACATTCTTGCCAATACTGCGTGTCTTCAAGAGGACCAAAAATATCGAACTCAACCGCGCCTTGAAGAGGAGCCAACAGTCGAAGCGCCAAGGCGAGATTTTTTATACGGACAATCCGCGAGAGGTAAACTACGCGCAATTTACCGGCGTGTTTTTCGATCGGATGTGTCGAAGTGACCGATGGAAAATTGCCGGATGCCCAGTCAAAAGCAACTTGGATATTCGCTGATTTCACCTGTCGTCGAATGTCCTCCGCTTCGCGCTCACTCGTGGCGCGCCAGATTACATCGCGGTAAAGCCCCCACCGGTTTGCCAGAGCAAGATAGGGACGTTTTTTGTATGCCTTGAGCGCGAGCGCATGAGGAGAGAATTCTCCGCGCGGCGCTAGAATGACGCGGTGCGAATCAATTTTGCCTAGGTACCGCAAGAACAGGAGTTTGATAGTAGGGCGGGCAAAGTGGCTGTTCAGAAAAAGAACATCATGCTCAGTGGTCTGAATCAAGGTGCGCCAATGGTGCAGTGATTGTTGTTGCGGCGTCAAGTAACGTACGCATGCTTTACCGACGGGTTGCCATTCGCCATGTTTTATACTCGAATACGGCTGTGACTCACCTACATCGCGATCAAGTGTAACGATTGAGAACGTATATTCGTCACCCATTCGCTCGACGAGATTCGCGATACTTCGGATTGGTCCGCCTCCCTTGTAACCGGGCAAATAAGCGCCGACAACGACCAGAATCTTCATACCTGTGGCAATTGATTAATCAGGCTACGGAACTGGTCGAGTTGTTCGTTTTGGCTTTCTACGAATCGTGCGCCGAGGGCGCGTGCGCCACGCGACCATTCCGCAAATGTCGAACTATCCATTGCCACACATTCATTCAAGATGGCTTGAAATTGTTCCGACGCAGACAAGGATACGTCCCAGCCCGCGTGCTTCGCCGCCAAGTCCCGCCAAGGGGTTTGGTTACTCACAAGCACTGGGCAGCCCGCTATCAGCGCTTCGGCAACCACGTGCCCGAAATTTTCTCCGTGCGTTGGAAATAGAAACAAGTGGTATTTAGAAAAAACGTGGATGACTTGGTCTTGAGCGACCACACCGCAATAATTGACGCGATGTGACGGCGGTAACTTTCGAATCAATGCTTGACATTCTTGCCAGTACTGGACATCTTCGAGCGGACCATAAATATCGAATTTTACGCAACCTGGTGCCAGACGCAACATCTGCAAGGCAAAGAGCAGATTCTTTTTGCGGACGATACGCGAAAGAAAAACGATCTGCAATTCTCCAACGCGTTTTACGCGATGATCCATTTTCTCCGGTATGGTGTCGAATGTGACGATGTTCTCAGCGGTGTGAATCGGCGCCAGCTCAAAGACTCGGTGAATGTCTTGCGCTTCTGAATCGCTCGAAGCGTGCCAGACTACGTTCCGGGTGAGCCCGAGTTGCTTGGCGAGAAATATGTACGCGCGTTTTTTGATGGTTTTCAGTGCTAGCGCACCCGATGAGAATTCGCCACGCGGCGCGAGTACAACCGGCTTGGATGGAATCTGGCGCAAGCGACGTAACACCAATGTTTGGATCGTGAGCAATGCGAAAAAACTATTGAGGTAGAGCACGTCGTATTGGATCTGGGATAAAAGCCACCGCCAATTCAACAATCGCAATTGGTGCGGCGCAAGGTACATCACGCGCGCTTTCCCGACAGTCAGCCAGTCGCCAACGAGAATGTTGGAAAATGGAACCCGGTCGCCAATGTCACGGTCACTCGTCAAGATGGAAAAATCATACTCGTTGCCCAGGCGATCAACCAGATTCACGAGCGAGCGTACCGGACCACCGGCTTTATAGCCCGGCAAGTAATGTCCTATCGAAACCAAAATCCGTCGGTTCATCGCTGTATGTCTACAAATTCACCTAACACGCGCAGTGCCAAGCGGCGCGAGTCCATTCCCCACCGGGGTGGGTCGCGTGGGACAGACGGGTCGAGCCATTCCATCACCGGGAACATAAAACCGGACTTGCGGCGCGTGAAGAGTTGGGTCGGCAATTCCGGAGCGACTTGTTGAACAAGAGCGGCTTTGCCTTGATGGCGCGCCGGTTCAAAACCGGTTTGGCAAAGGTACTCACGCAAACGCACGTCAACCAGCGGCACGCGCAACTCGAGCGAGTGTGCCATCGAAGCCCAATCCGCGTCGCGCAAGAGTTGGTTTCGCATGTACTGACCGGATTCTAGCTGATGCACGTGTTCCCACGCGCTACACCCATCGGTTTGTGTGCCTGGGCCATTCGTCAAAGCCAGCATCCGGGCGATTGGGTCATACGTGGCAAGTCCTGCGTGTGCCATATCTGATCCAATCAATGCTGGCAGTTCCTCCGGCAGAAACACGCCGCGGCGGAGATAGTACGCACCCGCGATATCACCGCCGTACCTGAGCAATCCTGCGAGCTTGGGCTGGGTCGGACGCGCGATCTGCGCGAGCTGAGAC
This Chloroflexota bacterium DNA region includes the following protein-coding sequences:
- a CDS encoding DegT/DnrJ/EryC1/StrS family aminotransferase, which encodes MKIPMSSPDITPADVAAVNQVLQTPTLSIGPQIDAFEKATTEYVGATHAVGVNSGTSGLHLAVIAAGVKENDLVVTTPFSFVASANVILYERAMPIFVDIDPKTGNIDPACVAECVDALDRRLPTADRWLPPALRNHKTEIRNLKSLLPVHAFGQPADMDALNETARAHDLSVIEDACEAIGAQYKGRQAGTLSDAAVFAFYPNKQMTTGEGGMMVTNRADWANLFRSLRNQGRDVFDAWLNHTRLGYNYRLDEMSAALGLAQIRRIDELLAKRECVAQWYNERLANVGLIERPYTAPTTTRMSWFVYVIRIKPPAQREQVMQRLTEVGIPSRPYFTPIHLQPFYRERFGYTRGDFPVTEYLGDVSLALPFAGVMTEEQVEYVCTNLKRIVEEQP
- a CDS encoding acetyltransferase, coding for MRVLIIGAGGHAQVVADILLSMRERNPAIEPIGYMDDDANLQAQVLLGLPVLGIVSDLSIIEHDAVVIAVGNNHLRQQLYTRLRDQGERFFAAIHPSALLARQATVGEGCVICAGAIVGTGSTIGEGVILNTACSVDHHNLISAFAHVAPGAHLGGQAQIGQGTLVGIGATVMPRQSVGSWSIVGAGAVVTRPVPSNVTVVGIPARILENRTT
- a CDS encoding sugar transferase is translated as MATPLNFYARYVKRLFDLGLTIPALVVLSPFISMLAWLARIKLGSPVLFHQKRPGFRGMPFTLYKFRTMTETRDTHGNLLPDAERLTRLGRFLRATSLDELPELFNVLRGEMSLVGPRPLLMQYLDLYTPEQIRRHEVKPGITGWAQVNGRNALTWEQKFALDVWYVDHQSFWLDVKIILLTLWKLITREGINEPGEATAREFRGNQV
- the wecB gene encoding UDP-N-acetylglucosamine 2-epimerase (non-hydrolyzing); this translates as MKVMTIFGTRPEIIRLARVIPLLDQFADQVLVHTGQNYDPNLSDIFFRDLGVRAPDVHLGITATSFADQAGQIIARAGELLAREKPDRLLILGDTNSGLAAIVAARLGIPVYHMEAGNRCYDNHVPEEINRRIIDHCSNVLMPYTHRSKENLLREGIERQRIFVIGNPIYEVLNAYASHIEQSDALDRLNVESGKYFLVTLHRAENVDQPERLERLLRGLALVADTYAEPMVISLHPRTADKLNRFGLDLQSPRVRLMSPMGFFDFVNLERHAHCVLSDSGTVQEECCIFRVPNITLRDVTERAETTEVGSNILAGAEPEMILRAVKIALETSHTWNPPAEYVESDVSRAVAKIVLGYQSAF
- a CDS encoding polysaccharide biosynthesis protein, whose product is MTLPLQDKRILITGGTGSLGQVLTRRLLSGEMGKPAKVIIFSRDEAKQHFMRVEYQHRLAATDEIIYHNFQQLLEFRIGDVRDFRSVATVLPDADVVVNAAAMKQVPTCEYFPYEAVRTNVEGAENIVRVIQEHRLPVETVVGVSTDKACKPVNVMGMTKAIQERVFIQGNMRCNGTRFVCVRYGNVLASRGSVIPLFHEQIRAGGPVTITTPEMTRFLLSLDDAVDTVFAAISEAQPGETYVPRAPAARIVDVATALIGDRPIKQVLTGIRPGEKIHEIMVSDEEAYRVVERGKWYAILPMLPEVSGDRVGSRCLQGEYSSQDSVMSLAETVGVLKARRLMLEDANGRGELLR
- a CDS encoding SDR family oxidoreductase, coding for MGETRLVIIGGAGMLGHKLFQILRQRFPGTITTTREDTHQPPFHKVELLQGDDVLRGVDVMDFDALSRLLTEHQPDYIVNCVGIIKQRDEAKRAIPSIALNSLLPHRLADLAQTWGGRVIHFSTDCVFSGKRGGYTETDDSDADDLYGKSKFLGEVATANALTLRTSIIGRELVEHQSLLDWFLAQNHKTIKGFRRVIYSGITTNQMAEVVTFVIQNYPTLSGLYQVVAEPISKYDLLCLLRDAYKLDIEITPDETVISDRSMKGDKLRLATGYVSPAWQTLAQNLAQDPTPYDEWIVA
- a CDS encoding GDP-mannose 4,6-dehydratase, whose translation is MNALVTGGAGFIGSNIVALLVHEGHSVTVLDNLTSGYRGNLDPFPQVEFIEGDVRDAACVTRAMQDKDTVFHLAASVGNKRSIEHPLEDSQVNVIGTLNVLEAARHAGIRKLVASSSAGIFGELKTLPIKEDHPVEPDSPYGASKLAAEKLCLAYSKLYPSLECVCLRYFNVYGINQRYDAYGNVIPIFAHRLFHSLPITIFGDGEQTRDFVNAQDVARANLQAALTPGVWGAFNIASGTRITINRLATWMCEASGISASIEYAPPRAGDVRHSLADISAARIAFGYNPSITLESGLKEYLNWAKHVL
- a CDS encoding glycosyltransferase family 4 protein; the encoded protein is MRILVLSQWYPPEPDTRIHLLAKTLVARGHQVTAITGFPNYPSGHLYPGYSIRWRQWEIRDGVQVLRVPLYPNHNQSSIKRIANYASFALSASFLGAAWCGPADVMWVYHPPLTIGLPAWCISRLRRIPFVYEIQDLWPETLAATGMFRSRRGMALVDRFARGVYARASAITVISPGFKRNLIAKGVPADKIHVIPNWADEELYYPVPRDETLAHEYGLLGKFNIIYGGNLGAAQSLDNVLNAATLLNDLPDTQFVLVGDGVEEERLQRAVRERDIRNVRLIGRQPAEKMAQFFAWADALLVHLRRDPLFEITIPGKTIAYLACGRPILGAIAGDAAEMIRNAQAGIICAPEDPAALARAVRQLHAMPHTQREAMGQSGRRAFLDHYTRTVLIGRYEELFTQIADQHTIHLNVQRSTTT
- a CDS encoding glycosyltransferase family 4 protein — protein: MKILVVVGAYLPGYKGGGPIRSIANLVERMGDEYTFSIVTLDRDVGESQPYSSIKHGEWQPVGKACVRYLTPQQQSLHHWRTLIQTTEHDVLFLNSHFARPTIKLLFLRYLGKIDSHRVILAPRGEFSPHALALKAYKKRPYLALANRWGLYRDVIWRATSEREAEDIRRQVKSANIQVAFDWASGNFPSVTSTHPIEKHAGKLRVVYLSRIVRIKNLALALRLLAPLQGAVEFDIFGPLEDTQYWQECQHVIRDLPANIRVSYRGSVSPEQVPETLARYHLFFLPTFGEGFGRAILEALSVGSPVLISDQTLWHNLDSHHAGWDVPLSRHTQFHTILQYCVSINQSEFDMWSNGARVFAEQFKCEQEATLPDAYRKLFDCNYNR
- a CDS encoding glycosyltransferase — encoded protein: MNRRILVSIGHYLPGYKAGGPVRSLVNLVDRLGNEYDFSILTSDRDIGDRVPFSNILVGDWLTVGKARVMYLAPHQLRLLNWRWLLSQIQYDVLYLNSFFALLTIQTLVLRRLRQIPSKPVVLAPRGEFSSGALALKTIKKRAYIFLAKQLGLTRNVVWHASSDSEAQDIHRVFELAPIHTAENIVTFDTIPEKMDHRVKRVGELQIVFLSRIVRKKNLLFALQMLRLAPGCVKFDIYGPLEDVQYWQECQALIRKLPPSHRVNYCGVVAQDQVIHVFSKYHLFLFPTHGENFGHVVAEALIAGCPVLVSNQTPWRDLAAKHAGWDVSLSASEQFQAILNECVAMDSSTFAEWSRGARALGARFVESQNEQLDQFRSLINQLPQV